In a single window of the Euleptes europaea isolate rEulEur1 chromosome 4, rEulEur1.hap1, whole genome shotgun sequence genome:
- the NHLH2 gene encoding helix-loop-helix protein 2, which yields MMLSPDQAADSDPLSSAPPSEAESLEAGGRRGRCPSDLEEGPPPEGQGRPPPHPPLSREEKRRRRRATAKYRSAHATRERIRVEAFNLAFAELRKLLPTLPPDKKLSKIEILRLAICYISYLNHVLDV from the coding sequence atgaTGCTGAGCCCGGACCAAGCGGCCGACTCGGACCCCCTGTCGTCGGCGCCGCCGTCGGAGGCGGAGTCGCTGGAGGCCGGGGGGCGTCGCGGCCGCTGCCCCTCCGACCTGGAGGAGGGGCCCCCCCCCGAGGGCCAGGGCCGCCCGCCGCCCCACCCGCCGCTGAGCCGCGAGGAGAAGCGCCGGCGCCGTCGGGCCACGGCCAAGTACCGCTCGGCCCACGCCACGCGCGAGCGCATCCGCGTGGAGGCCTTCAACCTGGCCTTCGCCGAGCTCCGCAAGCTCCTGCCCACCCTGCCGCCCGACAAGAAGCTCTCCAAGATCGAGATCCTCCGCCTGGCCATCTGCTACATCTCCTATCTCAACCACGTCCTCGACGTGTAG